In a single window of the Clarias gariepinus isolate MV-2021 ecotype Netherlands chromosome 16, CGAR_prim_01v2, whole genome shotgun sequence genome:
- the ciita gene encoding MHC class II transactivator isoform X1 translates to MVPFQEVLSEVRRVLQGVNANLLPSLLSQLVEAEIFSAQYYQRLFSENLSGVEVDVDDLARRLALPVWEKWDASKVILSSVLTENKPDIHEHEDVISVDQVETIPDRLLLDLIISTPLEEFPFEEFLDESYSEEVWDDIPDGSEDKSTLVCEVCDENSSVRKRQTRKRRVTERPSKQTPRPKRNKKAPPSSEFPPEVNMAVQEGDFHVAGVPSLVHFPLTIATAASLMPSGSPTMQIIQTFNPLSPPVINGILPVGHTYVLVSPQSIAPMPAPVPVPQTAPLSPVGGTVAPVELSMSIHPVCSLSDTASRGQSPSQPDPVSPLRDKSPSKDFHSTPQQIKKMPVIPKNVKDFIQHLKSHIGEACSRLQGGMSMESHYIDTALVQRKLIIRTGKNANKCLEKELVVLSDSERKKATMHRSHVFQNCGTNNKHLITVLAKAGMGKSTFIQRLALDWSTGGLRQFQFIFLLNCKVLNLTQAGFSLKSLLFDSSTSPQCDDSDAVFKHILTFPEKVLVVFDSFDDVKDLEGLLQSPATSVTDGNYSIRQLFSGLFQKKILSGCTLLIATRPKDVLNQLLRKVDSILELCCFSPKDIETYVSNYFVDASEKEEALKKLESQKYIFSLCSNPLLCHLTCFLLEHLKNSGDNLPSTLTDLYQRVVSQLVELNEDLQGSKQDTAQLCNIAWGGFKTQTSLLNQNLNKTLVDYGLNSGILMTHTQCDKPDKNQVIYFANLFVQTLLSAMLLVHSKELNDKTLLAQISLYQRKRKFQGEWQDVLQRFVMGLLFQKSTIHCSRVFQSSTDLQVKRKAVEVHLENLKPAEMIPSRLLELFHCVYEARNVKFTKLLAKNLPENLSFCGAQLSPVDAYVVWHHLSHTKGLKQTFSIDLRDTCVPLSGLKDLVALNCVASFRAPTMDTINLWEDLHRSNDQLSLKNAIEKFTINPLKVSQVSDVENLVVLVQIHNEKKLPLCEVEPALENGVPAVRHLHKLEYELGQQNSPEVFFRLAEILPALQSLHHLDLEKNKLGDAEAEQLAAVLSSLSSLKLLNLSQNCIGDAGVRKLAEALPSASSLQSLSLCGNVIGDGGAESLALVLPRMTSLLDLDVKCNKFTDIGAKKLSAALKDSSSVKSLQMWNECIPYGVFEHLQIQDCRIKAL, encoded by the exons ATGGTGCCTTTCCAGGAGGTTCTGTCTGAGGTGAGAAGAGTTCTGCAGGGGGTGAATGCGAACCTCCTTCCTTCGCTTCTGAGTCAGCTTGTGGAGGCTGAGATCTTCTCGGCTCAGTACTACCAGAGGTTATTTTCCGAGAACCTGAGCGGTGTGGAGGTGGATGTGGACGACCTGGCCAGGAGACTCGCTCTTCCTGTGTGGGAGAAATGGGATGCCAGTAAAGTAATCCTCTCTTCAGTGCTCACGGAGAACAAGCCAGATATCCATG aACATGAAGACGTCATTAGTGTGGATCAGGTGGAAACCATACCTG ATCGGCTGCTGTTGGACCTCATCATCTCCACACCACTTGAAGAATTTCCCTTTGAAGAATTTCTTG ATGAGAGTTACTCAGAAGAGGTCTGGGATGATATCCCAG ATGGATCAGAAGATAAATCCACGCTGGTATGTGAAGTTTGTGATGAGAATTCCTCTGTGAGAAAGAGGCAGACCAGGAAGCGTCGAG tGACTGAAAGACCGTCAAAGCAAACACCTCGCCCTAAACGCaataaaaaag CCCCCCCGAGCAGTGAATTTCCCCCTGAAGTCAACATGGCCGTGCAGGAAGGGGATTTCCACGTCGCTGGTGTGCCTTCGCTTGTACACTTCCCCTTAACTATCGCCACTGCTGCCTCTCTAATGCCATCTG GTTCACCAACAATGCAAATCATACAAACGTTCAATCCCCTCTCTCCTCCGGTGATTAACGGCATTCTGCCAGTAGGGCACACCTATGTGCTGG TTTCACCACAGTCTATAGCGCCAATGCCAGCGCCGGTACCAGTGCCACAGACTGCCCCTCTGTCACCTG TCGGCGGGACAGTGGCTCCTGTAGAGCTCAGTATGTCCATACATCCCGTATGCTCATTATCAGACACCGCAAGCAGGGGTCAGTCTCCATCGCAGCCGGATCCTGTTTCACCCTTACGAG ACAAATcaccctccaaagattttcatTCTACACCCCAGCAAATCAAGAAGATGCCAGTGATACCAA AGAATGTTAAAGACTTCATCCAGCACTTGAAGTCACACATAGGAGAAGCGTGCAGCAGGCTGCAAGGAGGAATGAGCATGGAGTCTCACTACATAGACACAGCACTGGTGCAGAGGAAGCTTATAATCAGGACTGGCAAGAATGCAAACAAATGCTTGGAGAAGGAACTTGTTGTGCTCAGTGACTCGGAGCGAAAGAAAGCCACGATGCACAGGAGCCATGTTTTCCAAAACTGTGGAACCAATAACAAGCACCTGATCACTGTACTTGCGAAAGCTGGCATgggaaaaagcacatttatcCAGCGTTTGGCCTTGGACTGGTCTACTGGTGGCCTTCGGCAGTTCCAGTTCATCTTTTTGTTAAATTGCAAGGTTCTTAATCTAACTCAGGCAGGCTTCAGTCTAAAGAGTTTGCTGTTTGACTCATCCACGTCTCCTCAGTGTGATGATTCTGATGCTGTCTTCAAGCACATTCTCACCTTTCCAGAAAAGGTCCTTGTAGTTTTTGACAGTTTCGATGATGTGAAAGACCTTGAAGGACTTCTTCAATCCCCAGCTACCTCAGTTACAGATGGCAACTACAGTATTCGGCAGCTATTTTCTGGTTTGTTTCAGAAAAAGATTCTGTCAGGGTGCACCCTTTTGATAGCAACCCGACCCAAGGACGTCCTGAATCAGCTGCTGCGCAAAGTGGACAGTATCTTGGAGTTGTGTTGCTTTTCTCCAAAGGACATAGAAACGTACGTCTCAAACTATTTTGTGGATGCATCAGAGAAAGAGGAGGCACTAAAGAAGCTTGAAagccaaaaatacattttcagttTATGCTCGAACCCTTTGCTGTGCCATCTCACTTGCTTTTTGCTGGAGCATCTAAAAAACAGTGGTGATAATTTGCCATCGACTCTTACGGATTTATACCAGAGAGTGGTCAGCCAGCTTGTAGAGCTAAATGAGGACCTTCAGGGATCCAAACAGGACACTGCGCAGCTGTGTAACATAGCATGGGGTGGATTTAAAACTCAAACCTCTCTTTTAAACCAAAACCTGAACAAAACCTTGGTAGATTATGGCCTGAACTCTGGAATACTTATGACACATACACAGTGTGATAAACCTGACAAGAACCAGGTCATTTATTTTGCAAATCTTTTTGTGCAGACCCTGCTTAGTGCCATGCTTCTGGTTCATTCCAAAGAACTGAATGATAAAACTCTGCTGGCTCAGATCTCACTTTACCAACGGAAGAGGAAATTTCAGGGAGAGTGGCAGGATGTACTACAGCGGTTTGTAATGGGACTACTTTTTCAGAAAAGCACCATTCATTGTTCTAGGGTTTTCCAAAGCAGTACCGACCTCCAGGTGAAAAGGAAAGCAGTGGAAGTCCATCTGGAAAATCTGAAACCAGCAGAGATGATTCCCAGCAGGTTACTTGAACTGTTTCACTGCGTGTACGAGGCCAGAAACGTCAAATTCACCAAACTTCTGGCCAAAAACCTTCCTGAAAATCTGTCATTTTGTGGAGCTCAGCTCTCTCCAGTGGATGCCTATGTTGTTTGGCATCATCTTTCGCATACCAAAGGACTTAAACAGACGTTCTCCATTGACTTGAGGGACACGTGTGTTCCTCTCAGTGGGCTCAAAGACCTGGTTGCACTGAACTGTGTGGCCTCATTCCG GGCCCCTACGATGGACACCATTAACCTGTGGGAGGACTTGCATCGCAGTAATGATCAACTAAGTTTGAAAAACGCCATTGAAAAGTTCACTATAAACCCTCTGAAGGTGTCGCAGGTGTCTGACGTGGAGAACCTGGTTGTTCTTGTACAAATCCACAATGAGAAGAAGCTGCCCTTATG TGAGGTCGAGCCGGCTCTGGAGAACGGCGTTCCTGCCGTGCGGCATCTTCACAAGCTGGAGTACGA GCTTGGCCAGCAGAACAGCCCTGAAGTGTTTTTCCGGCTGGCGGAGATCTTACCTGCCCTTCAGTCGCTCCATCACCTGGA TCTTGAGAAGAATAAGTTGGGCGACGCTGAAGCCGAGCAGTTGGCCGCTGTGCTGAGCTCGCTGTCGTCTCTGAAGCTGCTGAA CCTTTCTCAAAACTGTATTGGAGACGCCGGAGTCCGGAAACTTGCTGAAGCCCTGCCGTCTGCGTCCTCGCTGCAGAGCCTCAG TCTGTGTGGAAACGTGATCGGGGACGGCGGGGCCGAGAGCTTGGCGTTGGTTTTACCGCGCATGACGTCTCTGCTGGACCTGGA TGTGAAGTGTAACAAGTTTACTGACATCGGAGCCAAAAAGCTGAGCGCTGCATTAAAGGACTCATCCAGTGTGAAATCTCTTCA GATGTGGAACGAGTGCATTCCTTATGGGGTTTTCGAGCATCTTCAGATTCAAGACTGCAGAATAAAAGCTCTCTAA
- the ciita gene encoding MHC class II transactivator isoform X2 yields MFLDYNMEPRSETEHEDVISVDQVETIPDRLLLDLIISTPLEEFPFEEFLDESYSEEVWDDIPDGSEDKSTLVCEVCDENSSVRKRQTRKRRVTERPSKQTPRPKRNKKAPPSSEFPPEVNMAVQEGDFHVAGVPSLVHFPLTIATAASLMPSGSPTMQIIQTFNPLSPPVINGILPVGHTYVLVSPQSIAPMPAPVPVPQTAPLSPVGGTVAPVELSMSIHPVCSLSDTASRGQSPSQPDPVSPLRDKSPSKDFHSTPQQIKKMPVIPKNVKDFIQHLKSHIGEACSRLQGGMSMESHYIDTALVQRKLIIRTGKNANKCLEKELVVLSDSERKKATMHRSHVFQNCGTNNKHLITVLAKAGMGKSTFIQRLALDWSTGGLRQFQFIFLLNCKVLNLTQAGFSLKSLLFDSSTSPQCDDSDAVFKHILTFPEKVLVVFDSFDDVKDLEGLLQSPATSVTDGNYSIRQLFSGLFQKKILSGCTLLIATRPKDVLNQLLRKVDSILELCCFSPKDIETYVSNYFVDASEKEEALKKLESQKYIFSLCSNPLLCHLTCFLLEHLKNSGDNLPSTLTDLYQRVVSQLVELNEDLQGSKQDTAQLCNIAWGGFKTQTSLLNQNLNKTLVDYGLNSGILMTHTQCDKPDKNQVIYFANLFVQTLLSAMLLVHSKELNDKTLLAQISLYQRKRKFQGEWQDVLQRFVMGLLFQKSTIHCSRVFQSSTDLQVKRKAVEVHLENLKPAEMIPSRLLELFHCVYEARNVKFTKLLAKNLPENLSFCGAQLSPVDAYVVWHHLSHTKGLKQTFSIDLRDTCVPLSGLKDLVALNCVASFRAPTMDTINLWEDLHRSNDQLSLKNAIEKFTINPLKVSQVSDVENLVVLVQIHNEKKLPLCEVEPALENGVPAVRHLHKLEYELGQQNSPEVFFRLAEILPALQSLHHLDLEKNKLGDAEAEQLAAVLSSLSSLKLLNLSQNCIGDAGVRKLAEALPSASSLQSLSLCGNVIGDGGAESLALVLPRMTSLLDLDVKCNKFTDIGAKKLSAALKDSSSVKSLQMWNECIPYGVFEHLQIQDCRIKAL; encoded by the exons atgtttttggaCTATAACATGGAGCCTCGCTCTGAAACAG aACATGAAGACGTCATTAGTGTGGATCAGGTGGAAACCATACCTG ATCGGCTGCTGTTGGACCTCATCATCTCCACACCACTTGAAGAATTTCCCTTTGAAGAATTTCTTG ATGAGAGTTACTCAGAAGAGGTCTGGGATGATATCCCAG ATGGATCAGAAGATAAATCCACGCTGGTATGTGAAGTTTGTGATGAGAATTCCTCTGTGAGAAAGAGGCAGACCAGGAAGCGTCGAG tGACTGAAAGACCGTCAAAGCAAACACCTCGCCCTAAACGCaataaaaaag CCCCCCCGAGCAGTGAATTTCCCCCTGAAGTCAACATGGCCGTGCAGGAAGGGGATTTCCACGTCGCTGGTGTGCCTTCGCTTGTACACTTCCCCTTAACTATCGCCACTGCTGCCTCTCTAATGCCATCTG GTTCACCAACAATGCAAATCATACAAACGTTCAATCCCCTCTCTCCTCCGGTGATTAACGGCATTCTGCCAGTAGGGCACACCTATGTGCTGG TTTCACCACAGTCTATAGCGCCAATGCCAGCGCCGGTACCAGTGCCACAGACTGCCCCTCTGTCACCTG TCGGCGGGACAGTGGCTCCTGTAGAGCTCAGTATGTCCATACATCCCGTATGCTCATTATCAGACACCGCAAGCAGGGGTCAGTCTCCATCGCAGCCGGATCCTGTTTCACCCTTACGAG ACAAATcaccctccaaagattttcatTCTACACCCCAGCAAATCAAGAAGATGCCAGTGATACCAA AGAATGTTAAAGACTTCATCCAGCACTTGAAGTCACACATAGGAGAAGCGTGCAGCAGGCTGCAAGGAGGAATGAGCATGGAGTCTCACTACATAGACACAGCACTGGTGCAGAGGAAGCTTATAATCAGGACTGGCAAGAATGCAAACAAATGCTTGGAGAAGGAACTTGTTGTGCTCAGTGACTCGGAGCGAAAGAAAGCCACGATGCACAGGAGCCATGTTTTCCAAAACTGTGGAACCAATAACAAGCACCTGATCACTGTACTTGCGAAAGCTGGCATgggaaaaagcacatttatcCAGCGTTTGGCCTTGGACTGGTCTACTGGTGGCCTTCGGCAGTTCCAGTTCATCTTTTTGTTAAATTGCAAGGTTCTTAATCTAACTCAGGCAGGCTTCAGTCTAAAGAGTTTGCTGTTTGACTCATCCACGTCTCCTCAGTGTGATGATTCTGATGCTGTCTTCAAGCACATTCTCACCTTTCCAGAAAAGGTCCTTGTAGTTTTTGACAGTTTCGATGATGTGAAAGACCTTGAAGGACTTCTTCAATCCCCAGCTACCTCAGTTACAGATGGCAACTACAGTATTCGGCAGCTATTTTCTGGTTTGTTTCAGAAAAAGATTCTGTCAGGGTGCACCCTTTTGATAGCAACCCGACCCAAGGACGTCCTGAATCAGCTGCTGCGCAAAGTGGACAGTATCTTGGAGTTGTGTTGCTTTTCTCCAAAGGACATAGAAACGTACGTCTCAAACTATTTTGTGGATGCATCAGAGAAAGAGGAGGCACTAAAGAAGCTTGAAagccaaaaatacattttcagttTATGCTCGAACCCTTTGCTGTGCCATCTCACTTGCTTTTTGCTGGAGCATCTAAAAAACAGTGGTGATAATTTGCCATCGACTCTTACGGATTTATACCAGAGAGTGGTCAGCCAGCTTGTAGAGCTAAATGAGGACCTTCAGGGATCCAAACAGGACACTGCGCAGCTGTGTAACATAGCATGGGGTGGATTTAAAACTCAAACCTCTCTTTTAAACCAAAACCTGAACAAAACCTTGGTAGATTATGGCCTGAACTCTGGAATACTTATGACACATACACAGTGTGATAAACCTGACAAGAACCAGGTCATTTATTTTGCAAATCTTTTTGTGCAGACCCTGCTTAGTGCCATGCTTCTGGTTCATTCCAAAGAACTGAATGATAAAACTCTGCTGGCTCAGATCTCACTTTACCAACGGAAGAGGAAATTTCAGGGAGAGTGGCAGGATGTACTACAGCGGTTTGTAATGGGACTACTTTTTCAGAAAAGCACCATTCATTGTTCTAGGGTTTTCCAAAGCAGTACCGACCTCCAGGTGAAAAGGAAAGCAGTGGAAGTCCATCTGGAAAATCTGAAACCAGCAGAGATGATTCCCAGCAGGTTACTTGAACTGTTTCACTGCGTGTACGAGGCCAGAAACGTCAAATTCACCAAACTTCTGGCCAAAAACCTTCCTGAAAATCTGTCATTTTGTGGAGCTCAGCTCTCTCCAGTGGATGCCTATGTTGTTTGGCATCATCTTTCGCATACCAAAGGACTTAAACAGACGTTCTCCATTGACTTGAGGGACACGTGTGTTCCTCTCAGTGGGCTCAAAGACCTGGTTGCACTGAACTGTGTGGCCTCATTCCG GGCCCCTACGATGGACACCATTAACCTGTGGGAGGACTTGCATCGCAGTAATGATCAACTAAGTTTGAAAAACGCCATTGAAAAGTTCACTATAAACCCTCTGAAGGTGTCGCAGGTGTCTGACGTGGAGAACCTGGTTGTTCTTGTACAAATCCACAATGAGAAGAAGCTGCCCTTATG TGAGGTCGAGCCGGCTCTGGAGAACGGCGTTCCTGCCGTGCGGCATCTTCACAAGCTGGAGTACGA GCTTGGCCAGCAGAACAGCCCTGAAGTGTTTTTCCGGCTGGCGGAGATCTTACCTGCCCTTCAGTCGCTCCATCACCTGGA TCTTGAGAAGAATAAGTTGGGCGACGCTGAAGCCGAGCAGTTGGCCGCTGTGCTGAGCTCGCTGTCGTCTCTGAAGCTGCTGAA CCTTTCTCAAAACTGTATTGGAGACGCCGGAGTCCGGAAACTTGCTGAAGCCCTGCCGTCTGCGTCCTCGCTGCAGAGCCTCAG TCTGTGTGGAAACGTGATCGGGGACGGCGGGGCCGAGAGCTTGGCGTTGGTTTTACCGCGCATGACGTCTCTGCTGGACCTGGA TGTGAAGTGTAACAAGTTTACTGACATCGGAGCCAAAAAGCTGAGCGCTGCATTAAAGGACTCATCCAGTGTGAAATCTCTTCA GATGTGGAACGAGTGCATTCCTTATGGGGTTTTCGAGCATCTTCAGATTCAAGACTGCAGAATAAAAGCTCTCTAA
- the dexi gene encoding dexamethasone-induced protein homolog, with translation MPHSVYFRLDSVESLIDVLPYMFYLGLFFVNVLILYYAFLMEYIVLNVGIVFLPEDMDQALVDLGVLSDPASVPYETDSEFDVLEGYLE, from the coding sequence ATGCCACACTCTGTTTATTTCCGATTAGATTCCGTGGAATCTTTAATTGACGTCCTTCCATATATGTTTTATCTCGGCCTGTTCTTTGTGAACGTCCTCATCCTGTACTACGCCTTTCTCATGGAGTACATAGTGCTTAACGTGGGAATCGTGTTCCTGCCTGAGGACATGGACCAGGCTCTGGTGGATCTGGGAGTCCTTTCAGACCCGGCGTCCGTCCCATACGAGACAGACTCGGAGTTCGACGTGTTAGAGGGATACCTGGAATAG